The Panicum virgatum strain AP13 chromosome 5K, P.virgatum_v5, whole genome shotgun sequence genome has a window encoding:
- the LOC120706093 gene encoding plastidic glucose transporter 4-like translates to MMRCALKGGGCVTSWSGDRRSPAAAVNPCGVRMPTGGGGCCSGLRSRAADLAGLEMATMRGGVGGLFRSSPRYGRLQATASVDPEDIPLEKVQVKSSGHVLPYVGVACLGAILFGYHLGVVNGALEHLAKDLGIAENAVLQGWVVSTSLAGATIGSFTGGSLADKFGRTRTFILDAVPLALGAFLSATAQDIRAMIIGRLLAGIGIGISSALVPLYISEISPTEIRGTLGTVNQLFICIGILAALLAGLPLAGNPAWWRTMFGVAVVPSILLAVGMAFSPESPRWLFQQGKVTQAESAVKRLYGKEKVTEVMYDLRASGQSSSEPEAGWFDLFSNRYWKVVSVGAALFLFQQLAGINAVVYYSTSVFRSAGIASDVAASALVGAANVFGTMIASSLMDKQGRKSLLITSFSGMGASMLLLALSFTWKALAPYSGTLAVVGTVLYVLSFALGAGPVPALLLPEIFASRIRAKAVALSLGMHWVSNFFIGLYFLSVVNKFGISTVYLGFASVCALAVLYIAGNVVETKGRSLEEIERELSVVD, encoded by the exons ATGATGCGCTGCGCTCTCAAGGGCGGCGGGTGCGTCACCTCGTGGAGCGGCGAtcggaggtcgccggcggcggccgtcaaCCCCTGCGGCGTGCGGATgccgacgggcggcggcgggtgctgcTCCGGCCTGCGGTCGCGGGCCGCGGATCTCGCGGGGCTCGAGATGGCCACcatgcgcggcggcgtcgggggccTCTTCCGCTCCAGCCCGCGCTACGGGCGCTTGCAAGCCACGGCGTCAG TTGATCCTGAAGACATTCCATTGGAGAAGGTTCAAGTTAAATCCTCGGGACATGTTCTGCCATATGTTGGTGTTGCTTGCTTGGGCGCTATTTTGTTTGGTTACCATCTTGG TGTGGTCAATGGTGCGCTTGAACATCTTGCCAAGGATCTTGGGATCGCTGAAAATGCTGTCCTACAAG GATGGGTAGTCAGCACATCCCTGGCTGGTGCAACAATAGGTTCTTTCACCGGAGGGTCTTTGGCTGATAAATTTGGTCGAACGAGAACATTTATCCTGGATGCAGTCCCGCTTGCTCTAGGTGCATTCTTGAG TGCAACAGCTCAAGACATCCGGGCAATGATTATTGGTCGATTGCTTGCTGGAATCGGCATTGGGATCTCATCTGCTCTTGTTCCCCTGTACATATCTGAG ATATCACCAACTGAAATCCGTGGAACACTTGGCACTGTTAATCAACTATTTATCTGCATTGGAATTCTCGCAGCTTTGTTGGCTGGATTGCCTTTGGCTGGAAATCCTGCCTG GTGGAGGACAATGTTTGGAGTTGCTGTAGTTCCATCCATTTTACTAGCTGTAGGAATGGCCTTTTCACCTGAAAGTCCTCGTTGGCTGTTCCAG CAAGGAAAGGTTACCCAAGCAGAATCAGCTGTAAAAAGACTGTATGGAAAAGAAAAGGTTACGGAAGTTATGTATGATCTGAGAGCTAGTGGCCAAAGTTCTTCGGAGCCAGAAGCTGGCTGGTTTGATCTCTTCAGCAACCGCTATTGGAAAG TTGTGAGCGTGGGGGCAGCACTGTTTTTGTTCCAACAGCTTGCTGGTATAAATGCTGTTGTATATTACTCTACATCGGTGTTCCGCAGTGCAGGAATTGCATCTGATGTTGCTGCTAGTGCTCTTGTTGGGGCTGCCAATGTTTTTG GCACCATGATTGCATCTTCTCTTATGGACAAGCAaggcaggaaaagccttctgaTAACAAGCTTTTCTGGAATG GGTGCTTCTATGTTACTTCTAGCTCTGTCCTTCACCTGGAAAGCTCTGGCGCCTTATTCTGGGACTCTTGCTGTTGTTGGCACTGTTCT GTATGTGCTGTCTTTTGCTCTCGGAGCTGGTCCTGTTCCAGCTTTACTTCTTCCTGAAATATTTGCCTCCAGAATAAGGGCTAAGGCTGTCGCATTATCTCTAGGCATGCACTGG GTATCCAACTTCTTTATCGGCCTGTACTTCTTAAGTGTCGTCAACAAGTTTGGCATCAGCACCGTTTACCTGGGGTTCGCATCAGTGTGTGCTCTTGCAGTTCTTTACATAGCTGGGAACGTGGTGGAAACCAAGGGGCGATCCCTGGAGGAGATTGAACGGGAACTAAGCGTAGTAGATTGA
- the LOC120706096 gene encoding uncharacterized protein LOC120706096, which translates to MPRSSSSPGSGSRPILGRAMATILALPLTPISKAKCGLLLFKKRASAAARRRCYRPFRHYNYAYVGEYQFSPSRSPLLPGPPPGVTAWRRAAAKRRRGRARMILTSLFCGGDEVDVAVLDGLARRADARSDREQLVLAPALEWGRDDAYAGDGDQEEEEEEQEQEVIDYGEEEDEEEVDGRAERFIQRFYAEMRLQRQRSLVQRQL; encoded by the coding sequence atGCCGCGGTCCTCCTCCAGCCCCGGCTCCGGCTCCAGGCCGATCCTGGGCCGGGCGATGGCCACCATCCTGGCGCTGCCGCTGACCCCGATCTCCAAGGCCAAGTGCGGCCTGCTCCTCTTCAAGAAGcgcgcgtccgccgccgccaggcgccGCTGCTACAGGCCCTTCCGCCACTACAACTACGCGTACGTGGGCGAGTACCAGTTCTCGCCCTCCCGCTCCCCGCTCCTCCCGGGCCCGCCCCCCGGCGTCACGGCCTGGCGGAGGGCCGCCGCCAAGCGCCGCCGGGGCAGGGCCAGGATGATCCTCACGTCCCTCTtctgcggcggcgacgaggtcgACGTCGCCGTGCTGGACGGCCTGGCGCGCCGGGCCGACGCGCGCTCGGACAGGGAACAGCTCGTGCTCGCCCCGGCTCTCGAGTGGGGGCGCGACGACGCCTACGCCGGCGATGGcgaccaggaggaggaggaagaggagcaggagcaggaggtaATCGACTAcggtgaggaggaggacgaggaggaggtcgACGGCCGCGCCGAGCGCTTCATCCAGCGGTTCTACGCCGAGATGAGGCTGCAGAGGCAGAGGTCTCTCGTCCAGCGCCAGCTCTAG
- the LOC120706097 gene encoding uncharacterized protein LOC120706097, with the protein MSSSLAIVEKRPSPFPGGGCAGGVLFHLLDWHRRLARKRRLFSPRRLLPSSLRSSPRRLPCPGPPAAPPPPPALHPAAAGAADGAAPGVVARLMGLESWPAAAAPPRPQKQRKVEASRPDGGDDSAVVLVLPTPTSRSRRPPAPAQTTARSHHGADLPARSPRRARIVHAAAAKLLEQGARASSRASARMALAYACSSPQHRRDSHSGALLQGSDVGDDFLSRSESLLTPSTSTRVQMQPPVLLAETGCDIASVSRRHEQRSIDNAASVDITTSTVVLPRMDFADGNISKRSLAMDAKHKESRVRDEVVRTCARVRSSAAAVQTGAERLRKRATPTRPDVSGGANSGSLAESTRLVGRARELVSAGRRVPQSGSGPRREFMGSIPEQGNTTRRDVINRSGLASTSRISSSASGPKRGSRKVGRDTLASNRDSRNAVAFTSRSSTKLVARASPHSSMLKSECPSRLAHDTTSTRMPTPNTKYVEASPSVMATSEKDEFSRLLKAKVNELGLSDSNEFTSIDEPSEKLTATMLQKLISALTSDMNTSISKSSNCSDATVPLSCNGRSENIDCIDQSCYIFTNDQSPDFQKCYQNEQDVDSSATSVNNEPNQPSPTSVLEASFSNDASSVGSPVEKNECKDLFVSTENKMEDLFNLESDIVDLAMSIDTRKTDVFFSNTRKTDAEETPYDNDKLSCSQNFLAPDSKFFESRLRSIGEATISNAELLLGSTIYPFIIEMLENAVDMFGGLEYSDLAEDKKYQHTNFLFDCIVESLDSKFCDFGKCGYKAWLRLPSSLSKDLLKGQILEDIGNWRESSGTALRQVSDKEVDQVTARWDACQVEAFNISIAIENDILEALVGEFALDLW; encoded by the exons ATGAGCAGCAGCCTCGCCATTGTGGAGAAGCGGCCGTCGCCGttccccggcggcggctgcgcgggCGGCGTGCTCTTCCACCTCCTCGACTGGCACCGGCGCCTCGCGCGCAAGCGCAGGCTCTTCTCCCCGCGCCGGCTGCTCCCCTCCTCGCTCCGCTCCTCCCCGCGCAGGCTCCCGTGCCCGGGGCctccggccgccccgccgcctcccccagcGCTCcacccggcggccgccggcgcggccgatgGAGCCGCCCCGGGCGTCGTCGCGCGCCTCATGGGCCTCGAGTcctggcccgccgccgcggcgcccccgAGGCCGCAGAAGCAGAGGAAGGTGGAGGCGTCGCGcccggacggcggcgacgactcCGCGGTGGTGCTCGTGCTGCCTACGCCTACtagccggagccgccgccctCCTGCGCCCGCGCAGACGACGGCGAGGAGCCACCACGGGGCCGACCTGCCGGCGCGGagcccgaggcgggcccggatcgtgcacgcggcggcggcgaagctgcTGGAGCAGGGCGCGCGCGCCAGCTCGCGGGCGAGCGCCAGGATGGCCCTCGCGTACGCCTGCTCTTCCCCGCAGCACCGCAGGGACAGCCACTCCGGCGCCTTGCTCCAAGGCTCGGACGTGGGCGACGACTTCCTGTCTCGCTCTGAGAGCCTGTTGACGCCTTCCACTTCTACAAGGGTACAGATGCAGCCTCCTGTTCTTCTAGCGGAGACAGGTTGTGACATCGCTTCTGTCTCGCGTAGGCACGAGCAGCGCTCCATTGACAATGCTGCTAGTGTAGATATCACTACCAGTACAGTAGTGTTGCCAAGAATGGATTTTGCTGATGGAAACATCAGCAAACGCAGCTTGGCTATGGATGCCAAGCACAAGGAGAGTAGAGTAAGAGATGAGGTAGTACGCACTTGTGCCAGGGTTAGATCGAGTGCTGCTGCCGTTCAAACTGGAGCTGAGAGGTTGCGCAAACGAGCAACACCCACTCGGCCGGATGTTTCAGGAGGTGCCAACTCTGGAAGCTTGGCTGAATCAACGCGCCTAGTTGGGCGTGCTCGTGAATTGGTATCTGCTGGTAGGAGAGTACCACAAAGTGGTTCTGGTCCAAGAAGAGAGTTCATGGGTTCGATCCCCGAACAAGGGAACACCACTCGAAGAGATGTGATCAACCGAAGTGGATTAGCATCCACAAGCAGGATTTCAAGCAGTGCATCGGGGCCAAAAAGGGGATCACGGAAGGTGGGGCGTGATACATTAGCCAGTAACAGGGACAGCAGAAATGCAGTTGCATTTACTTCTAGATCATCCACAAAACTAGTAGCCAGAGCTTCGCCGCACAGCAGCATGTTGAAGAGTGAGTGCCCAAGTAGACTAGCACACGATACAACTAGTACTCGAATGCCGACTCCAAATACCAAATATGTGGAAGCCTCGCCTTCTGTTATGGCTACTTCTGAGAAAGATGAATTTAGCAGGCTGTTGAAAGCAAAAGTGAATGAGCTTGGCTTGTCTGACAGTAATGAGTTTACATCAATTGATGAGCCTTCAGAGAAATTGACGGCAACTATGCTGCAAAAGCTCATTTCTGCACTTACTAGTGACATGAACACTTCAATCTCTAAAAGTAGCAACTGCTCAGATGCAACAGTACCCTTAAGTTGCAATGGAAGGAGTGAAAATATTGACTGCATCGATCAATCATGTTATATTTTCACCAATGATCAATCACCTGATTTCCAGAAGTGTTATCAG AATGAACAAGATGTTGATTCTTCTGCTACATCAGTGAACAATGAGCCCAACCAGCCGAGTCCAACGTCAGTCCTTGAAGCATCTTTCTCCAATGATGCTTCTTCTGTAGGAAGTCCAGTTGAAAAGAATG AGTGTAAAGACTTATTTGTGTCAACTGAGAACAAGATGGAAGACCTGTTTAATTTGGAGTCTGACATTGTCGATTTAGCAATGTCAATTGATACAAggaaaactgatgtttttttctcgaacacaagGAAAACTGATGCTGAAGAAACGCCTTATGACAATGACAAGTTATCATGTTCACAGAATTTTCTTGCACCTGATTCTAAATTCTTTGAGTCTAGGCTCCGCAGCATCGGAGAAGCAACCATTTCAAATGCTGAACTGCTTTTGGGCAGTACAATCTATCCTTTCATCATTGAGATGCTGGAAAATGCTGTGGATATGTTTGGTGGATTAGAGTATTCTGATCTTGCTGAAGATAAGAAATATCAACATACCAACTTCCTGTTTGACTGCATTGTAGAATCATTGGATTCAAAATTCTGCGATTTTGGCAAATGTGGGTACAAGGCTTGGCTGAGATtaccgagcagtttgagcaaaGATCTATTGAAGGGCCAAATATTGGAAGATATAGGCAATTGGAGGGAATCAAGTGGGACTGCTCTTAGACAAGTTTCTGACAAAGAAGTGGACCAAGTGACTGCCAGGTGGGATGCATGTCAGGTTGAAGCATTTAACATCAGCATTGCCATCGAGAATGATATTCTCGAGGCGCTTGTTGGTGAGTTTGCCCTCGACCTATGGTGA